One window of Haemorhous mexicanus isolate bHaeMex1 chromosome 16, bHaeMex1.pri, whole genome shotgun sequence genomic DNA carries:
- the LOC132334936 gene encoding olfactory receptor 14A16-like — translation MSNSSSISHFLLLALADPRQLQLLHFCLLLGISLAALLGNGLIISAVACGHHLHTPMFFFLLNLALSNLGSICTTVPKAMHNSLWDTRTISYSGCAAQVFLFLFFSATEFSLLTIMCYDRYVSICKPLHYGTLLGSRACAHTAAAAWASAFLNALLHTANTFPLPLCHGNALGQFFCEIPHILKLSCSKSYLRELGLIVNCASLAFGCFVFIVFSYVQIFRTVLRILSEQGWHKAFSTCLPHLAVVSLSASTGFFSYLKPSSISSPSLDLAVSVLYSVVPPALNPLIYSLRNQELKAAVWRLMSGQFQNH, via the coding sequence atgtccaacagcagctccatcagccacttcctcctgctggcactggcagacccgcggcagctgcagctcctgcacttctgcctcttgctgggcatctccctggctgccctcctgggcaacggcctcatcatcagcgccgtagcctgcggccaccacctgcacacgcccatgttcttcttcctgctcaacctggccctcagcaacctgggctccatctgcaccactgtccccaaagccatgcacaattccctctgggacaccaggaccatctcctactcaggatgtgctgcacaggtgtttttgtttctctttttctctgcaacagagttttccctcctgaccatcatgtgctacgaccgctacgtgtccatctgcaaacccctgcactacgggaccctcctgggcagcagagcttgtgcccacacggcagcagctgcctgggccagtgcctttctcaatgctctgctgcacacgGCCAATACAtttcccctgcccctgtgccacggcaatgccctgggccagttcttctgtgaaatcccacacatcctcaagctctcctgctccaaatcctACCTCAGGGAACTTGGGCTCATTGTAAATTGTGCCTCTTTAGCATTTggctgttttgtgttcattgttttctcctatgtgcagatcttcaggaCTGTGCTGAGGATCCTCTCTGAACAGGGatggcacaaagccttttccacctgcctccctcacctggccgtGGTCTCTCTGTCTGCCAGTACtggctttttttcctatctgaagccctcctccatctcctccccatccctggatctggcagtgtcagttctgtactcggtggtgcctccagccctgaaccccctcatctacagcctgaggaaccaggagctcaaggctgcagtgtggagactGATGAGTGGACAATTTCAGAATCATTAA